A stretch of DNA from Sulfurovum sp. TSL6:
GCATTGACAAAGATTCAAAACTTCTTTGTGTGGACGCATGACAGTATCGGTGTAGGGGAAGATGGTCCTACACATGAGCCTATCGAGCATATGTCTCAGTTTAGAGCTTTGCCTAACTTCTATGTATGGAGACCGGCAGATGCAACGGAGAACGTAGAAGCATGGAAAACAGCACTGACTATGCAGGCACCACACGGTTTTGTTTTGAGCCGTCAAAAACTTCAAACACTGAAGCCAAAAAGAGATTTCGGTGATGTAAGCAAAGGTGCTTATATCGTCAAAAAAAGAAAAGATGCGAACATGACATTGATGGCTTCAGGATCTGAATTGATGACTTGTCTCAAGGCAGCATGTCACCTGGCGGTACTTGGTATCAAAGCAAACGTGGTTTCCGTACCATGTCTTGATCTTTTCAATGAGCAGGATACAGAATACAAAGCAGCAGTGGTGGATCCAAATACAAAAGTACTCGCAGTAGAAGCAGCGACAGGTACAGAGTACTACCGTTATGCAGATGATGTTCTGGGAATGGAAAGTTTCGGAGCCTCAGCACCGGCAGAGCAACTCTTTGAGAAGTTCGGATTTACACAGGAAGGTATCATGAAGCGTGCATGTAAACTCATGGATGTAGAGTACAGAGAAGTAGAGCTTGGAGAGTGTAAACTCTAATCTTATTTTTAATTTGTTATGATCGTTATTCAAATCCCTTGAGATTTGTATGACGAGACTTAAAATAAACTCTTTTTTAGCGCTTAAAAATATAGGTAAATGTGTTAATATTGTCTTTCGAGTGAACGCTATATTTGATATGGTTTTTCTCACAAATATTTTTTACCATATTTAATCCCAATCCTAAACTCCGTTTTGCACCATAACTTTCTGTATAATCTTTATCAAATATTTTAGATACATTCTGTATATTTGGTCCTTTAGAGATAAATTTCAAAATTATTTCTGAATTTGTTTTTTCCAAAACAATCTCTATTTCACTTTTATCGTAACTATGTTTAATGGCATTAGATAGATTATTGTCGATGAGCCTTTCCAATTCTGTATCATTGATAGTTATTTTTATATCGTTTGGAATATCGGTAGATATAGTTTTATTATTGGCATTGGCAATGACGTCAAAAAAGTGAACTCTTTCATTAAGAAAGTTTGTAAAGTCAATCTCTATGGGCATGTATTCTATCCTATCATTTGAAATAATATAGGATAGGTCCTCATATGAATTAGAAAGCATGTTTATAGCTGAATGTATTTGTGTTATACAAGAAGAATTTTGTAATTCAGTTTGCATTTCTATGAGTGAAGTGTTTGTCATAATGACGGTGAGTGGCGTTCTTATCTGGTGTACCATATCAGCAATGAACAGTTTGTTTTCCTCCAGTAGTGTCTGATTCTTTTCTACTTGTTCTTGAAGTGTTATATGTAGCACTTCAAGTTCTTTTTTATCTTTGTATTCTTCAGTTTTATTTTCTATGATTCCCACGCCACCAAGAATAGTATTGTCTGTATCTTTAAACGAAAAAGCTGTTATCTTTATCCAAAAAAAAGTGCCGTTTGGAGCAAGATAAGATCCTGTATATGATTGATGGCCTTTGGTGAGAGAAAGATTAAATATGTTTAAAATATTTTTATTGTGGAGAGAGCCAAGGTTCATCCCTATCATAGTATTGTCTTGCCCAAATATCTCATATACATGTTTATTGGCATATGAGATATTCAAGTGGGTATCATATGAAAACATGGCAAGAGGTGATTCTGCAAATATGTTATTTAGCAGATCTTGTTGTTCTTTTAACGCTTTGAGGTTTTTTTGTTCCGTATAGTTATTATGGATCATACCTACCTGTGATATGAAAAATAATATCATGAGTAGTGAAAGGATGTTACCTGGTGATGAGTGGATCATCAATAAAGATCCAATTAAAGGAAGCATAATGATGCTGACATATACTATAGCAATACGAAAATCAGCTGATAAAGAAGTTGTTCCCCCGGCAGTGATACCCACTAAAGATGCCAGTACAAAAAGTTGATAATATTCATTCAGGTAAGGGATAAATACAAAGCTGAGTGAAGATACCAGCAATGCTAATAACAAAACAGATAACATAAATTTGTTATGCCATGTTGCAAGCGAATACCTTTGAAAGTTTGTTTTGAAAAGATATAGATCATAGAGTCTTAATAGTATAACTGTAATCATTAGACTAGCCCAGATGACAATAGTATAGGAAAGTTCAGAATATAAAAATATTGCTATAAGTATAGTAAATATTAGGGCGGTTGGAAGACTTTTTTGTGTAAGAGTATAGAGTGTAGTTACCATAGAGGTATTTATAGGTTGTAATTGTTTTAATTTGGATTGTATTTGTTGAAGTTTATCTTTGAGATTCAATAATATACCCCTCTCTGATTTTTGTTTGTATTATATTAAAGGGTAGTTTTTTTCTCAGTTCAACAAGCAACTGTCGTAAAGGATATGTCTCTTTAATCTCACCTTCCCAAACATAATCATGAATCAGCGCATTAGGAACAACAGTGTTTATATGTTTCATCAATAGGGCACAAAATCTTTTTTCTTTATATCTAAATTTTATAGGCCTGTTTTGATAATAGAATTCTTCTCTGCTGAGATCATAAGTAAGTTCATCGTTTAAAGTGATGATTTCAGGCTTATTGATAGCCAACAAATTATTGATCCGTATATCGAGCTCTTTTAAATGAAATGGTTTCTTGATGTATTCACTGCAACCATTTTCAAAGGCCGTAGAAAAATTTTGTATCTCCAAAGATGCAGTAATAATGATGATTGGTGTATTCAGATCTGTTTTTCGAATGTGTTTAAGTAGGTCTAAACCATTAATACGAGGGATGTTGATATCAATAATATAAAGATCGAAATTACCATTATCTATTTGATCAATGGCATCTAAGCCATCTTTCATACATATAGTATCAAACTTTTTGATTTCACAAAATCTGCTAATGGCAATGCTCAGTTGAACATCATCTTCTATAATCAATACATTCATGACTAAAACTATACTCTCTTTCTGTCATATTTCTGTCATATTTGGTTGAAAAATCTTAGATGACGAGAATAATGACATCAATAAGGTATAGTTTGAAACGAAATAGTTGTAAAGGAGGATTGAAAACGTGAGATCTATTCAAAGAACGTTAGACACTCGATGACAAAAAACAAGAAAATTTATTCAGGGGGACAGACAAAGTAACGCATATTGATACTCTGCAATGGCGTGCTCCATCCTATGCAGTAGGTTTTCTCTGCGCTTTTCACAACAGTATACTCTTTTTGAAAATAGTGTTTAAGTACGGTTTCTATGGAAGGGTTTTCCCCTTCGGTTTCCACTATCCAGATAAAGGTCAGTTTTTTTAACTGATGTACCTCTTTTCTTTTTCGGATGATGGCACGTAAAGATGCCTCGACCTCACAATCGGTAGTTTCTTCACTAAGAACAGTAACATCGATAACAGCTTCCAGCCCATCGACACTTTGAATTTTTTTCCAGTAGTCATGTTTGAATTTATTGAAAAATGTCGGTTTAGGGATAGTTTTGCTTTTGGCTACGATATAGTTGACCCTTTGGATGTAAGAAGGTGCCTGTGAAACAATCTTTTCGATCTGCGTATCGTCATAGGCACAAGGGGTAAATCCTTCTGTATCTAAAAGGTTGTTTTGTGTGAAAAAAGCAAGAGACGAGGGTTCCGTGATCCTTGTCTTTTCATGGACCACAGCGACAGGATACTCTTTTTGACATCCATAGTGACTCTCATTAAAGAGCAGATGTAATGCATCTTTTATCTGTATATTCGAAGGCGTATGTCTAAGTGCCTCCTGGAGCTCTTTAATAAGTGGTGTAAGCATTAACTCAACATCCCTCTGATCTCATCTTCATCTATGAGGTCTTTTTCATATTTGACAACAGCGATGTTCTCTGTTTCATTCACATAACTCTCTACAATAGCTTCATGACTCGTCAGTGAAGCAACTCTTTCACGGTCAAAGATGTCTAGTGGAAGGTACACATTCCCTCTGTTGTTCGGGTTTGGCATGGTCGCTACCCAGATGAACCATACTACAGAGATGATCGCTACCACAACGGCAAGTGTTGCTCTGTCATAGTGCTGCATGAGCCAACCTGCAAGCAGACCACCCAAGAAGATACCAACATAGGCAAAAGTATTTGCCACACCCAGTGCTGCACCTTTTTGATGGACTTTGGCAAACTTGGCTACAAAACTCTGTAAGAGAGGCTCAAACATATTGAATCCGATAAAGAAAAGCACTACACCCACGACAAAGACCCACGCAGCACTAGCAAATCCCATCGCAAGAAAACCTAAGAAAATAACAGAAACCGAGATCATAAAGACTTGTTTCCCTTTGCCGTACTTCTCTCCAAATATTGCTGCAGGTGCCATAGCGAAGAAACCAAAGATCATCGCAGGGAAATAGACTTTCCATAACTCAGATTTTTCCCAACCAAAGCCACCTTCTGTCAGTCCTTGTGTCATCACAACCGGAATGATAAAAAATGCCATGGTCATAATAGACGAATGGAAAAGAAAAGTAATGTACATACGTGTCAGAGACTTGTCTTTAAAGACTTCTAGCATTTTAGACTCTTCTTCTGCATAGCTGTGAACAATGGTTGGAGGTTGAGGTACGGCAGTAAATAAAATACCGATCGCCATCACTGAAAGAATAGCAGTCAGCCAAAAGAGTTTGTCTATCCCCCAGTAACCACCTACAACAGGTGCGATGATCATCGCTGCTGCAAAGCTCAGCGCGATCGTCCCACCCATGATGGCCATGGCATGTGCACGCTGCTCTTCTTTTACCAGATCTGCAACCATCGCTGAGACCACAGAACCGATGGCTCCTGCACCTTGTAAAAAACGTCCGACAAGAAGCATATAAATATTCTCGCTGAGTGCAGCGATCACTGAACCGATGATAAAGATGATCAGACCAAAAAGTAGAGTCTTTTTACGTCCTACTTTGTCACTAACCAGTCCAAAAGGTACTTGAAAAGCTGCTTGAGTAAGCGCATAACCACCTACAACAAGACCTGCAAGGAAGGGTGTTGCACCTTCCATGTCAAGTGCATAGATGGAGAGAACAGGAAGAACGATAAAGAGTCCAAAAAATCTCAGACCCACAATGAGACTGAGCGGCATGATCTGTTTAATCATAGTGATACCTCTATTTAGATAAAATTTCTCTCATTATATAACGAAATATTTAAGAGTAGATGATAAAGAGAAAGATCTGTCATCTCTCGTAAAAGAGGAAGCTTGAGTGGAAGGGATTTTCACAAAGTTTCACTCTGTGACAAGGAGAGAGAAATGCGTATCGTTCTAGCGACAGGGAATAAAGGAAAACTACGTGAATTTAAACAAATGTGTCAAGATGAAGTGGTTGCTTTTTCTGAACTTTTAGGTGAATTTGATATCGTAGAAGACGGAGATACATTTTCGGCCAATGCACTCATAAAAGCACGTGCGATCTATGAGAAACTGGGGGAAGAGTATCTGGTGATATCAGATGACAGTGGTATTTCTCTACCACTACTTGACGGGGCACCGGGGATTTACTCGGCACGTTATGCAGGAGAAGGTGCGACAGATAAAGAGAACCTCTATAAACTGATAGAAAAGCTTAAAGAAAGAGGTGTAAAGTCTACACCGGCATATTATACTGCAGCGATCGCTATCGTTTCCAAGTATGGAGAGTATGTGGTGCATGGTTGGATGCATGGAGATGTCATAGATGAAGCCAGAGGAGAGAAAGGGTTCGGGTATGATCCGATGTTCATCCCTGCAGGATTTGACAAGACACTAGGGCAGTTAGATGATGATGTGAAAAAAAGGATATCACACAGAGCACAAGCAATGAAATTGGCACAGCCGATCATACAAATGTTAAAGGGTAAACAATGAAAAAACAGTTTATGGAAGATCTTCAGGTCATTTATGACGAATTGCAAAGCAGACAGGCCGGTCTTAATGCCTACTATGAACTTTTAGATAAGGGGCATGACAAAGCTAACGAGATCGTGGATGCTTTTTTAAGCCTCATAGATATCCCTAGAGATGATGACGCTACGATGGCTGCACTTACACGTATCGTTAATCTTCGTGAAGATGCCTTGGAACAGGTTTTGGAAAAAAATGGTTGTTCTGCAGATGAGATAAGAGTGAAAAAAGAGTTGGCATACGGATTTGTCAGTACGATGTATATCACACGGCATGAAAATTTCATTGCATGGGTAGAGGAGAAGCAGCTTCTTACACCTTTTTATCGTTCGTTGATGCTTGGTGTACATTATGTTGGTGTTGCTATGAGCGTCTGGCAGAGCCACTGGACAGATCACATTCTTTATTCTGTGAACCTTGAACTCAGCGAAATGTTTAATGGTGATGATGCAAAAGTATTTGAGATGCTTCAGAATGAGTCTCTACTAGATGCAGACGAGAGTGGATCTGTAGGAGATAGATCTTACTCTGTACTTAAAAAAGAGGATACAGGGTATAAAAGTGTTGCCTATGCGGAAGCATTTCCTGAAGAGGTGACACAAGTGACTACAGCACTTGAACAGCTCATTGCACTTTTGAACCAACATGAAGATACTGTCTTTCATCAAAAAGCAGAGTGGATAGCCTATTTTACAGCGATCAAAGCGGCTTTTATGCATACAAAAACCGATGAACTGATAGGTAAATGGGCAGATGTAGACAGACGTTGGATGGCTGTAACGACACCTTTGCAGGTAGGGCATCCGTTAGAGTATTATGAAGATCATTATAGAAAAGCTGTTGCACTAGAGTGGGATCTTCGTATTGTCAATCCTAAATTACAAGAAGGTTCAAGTACGCGTAACAACATTAAACTTTTTGCCTATGAAATGGCAAAAGATTTTGGTGAAGAAGCCTTGCATACTATGAGCAAGAATCTTTTACAGGTTGATGAAACCCAACTCTATATAGGTCAACCCGTCCTTTACTACGGAGCAGAATTCAATGGTCTTTTCTCGGCACAAGTAGTACCGAATGATGAACAGGTTTCAGCAGAACTTGGCAAGAAGATCTTTGCGTATGCCGATTTTGTCATGGAGTCTAAAAAATCCAAACCTATCATGAAACTTTCCGTTGAAACAATGGGTGAAGATTTTGTGAAGACACAAAGAGAGCTTATAGATACAGATCCTAACCTTTGGCATGAGCTTTATGATATCTCTACTGTAGGACATGAGTACGGACATATCTTATGGATAGATGCAGATACAGAAACCAAGATGAATGCTTCTGGACAGTTTAAAAATATCGAAGAGTTCAAGGCGACAGCAGGTGGATTGATGGCATTTTTCTCCAATGAGCGTGAAGCGCTGAAAACACACATTGTAGATGATCTTGTTTCTCGTGCTGTAGGGCTGATGGCCTGGCGTGAAGTAGGTGAAGTATTGCCCTATTATTGTGAAGGATTGATCCATCTGGATATTCTTTTCAGCTCAGGTGTTATCACGTATGACGGAGAGATACGCATTGACTACAGCAAGTATGGCAAGATGAAAGAAACCTATCAAAATGCCTATAGAAATTTAGCCGAAAATTATCTTTCAAAAGTAGATGCAAATCTTTATTTAAGTACCTATGCAAGTAAAGAAAATGGTGTATATTTACCGGTAAAAGAGGAGATAAGATCGTTTGTAGAGCATTATTATACAAGATATAAAGAGATAGGTCAGCAAACTATCGTACTTTCTTAAGCGCGCAGTAGAAGGGACCTCCTTCTCTTCTACCATGATTTAATTCTTTTTCTTCACCATTCTCTAACTTCTTTTTGGATATAATCTCGCTAATTACGCCGTCGTCATGATGGCGATTGCGAGGATATTTATGCTACTTTTTACCCCAGGACCTACACCAGTACCGGAGTCTGTTCGCCAAGCTATGGCAACACCTACACTACACCATAGAACACCAGAATTTGAAGCCATTTTTAAAGAAGCCCGTGAAAGACTTTTAAAACTTCTTGGAATGGATGAGTGTGTGATGATAGCCTCTTCAGGTACAGGTGCCATGCAAGCATGTATGTTGAACTTATGTAAGACTAAAGCATTGACGGTAAACGCCGGTAAGTTTGGTGAGCGTTTTGGAAAGATTGCTGATGCAATAGGAAGAGCTAAAGTGGAGCTCAGCTATGAGTGGAATACACCGTGTTCTGTAGCTGATGTTGAAAATGCTTTGCATGAAAATACAGATATCGATGCGATCTTTATACAAGTGTGTGAAAGTGCCGGCGGACTTCGCCATCCTGTAGAAGCGATCGCGAAAAGAGCCAAAGAGATCAAACCTGATATTATGATCGTTGCAGATGGTATCACAGCAGTAGGTGTGGAGCGTATCGACATTTCGAATATCGATGCATTGGTCACGGGGAGTCAAAAAGCATTGATGCTTCCTCCCGGACTTGCAATGATCGGCTTTTCAAGTGCAGCTGTAGAGAAGATAGGCAAAGGAGTGGACTACTACTTCAACCTTGCTTCAGAGATTAAAAAACAGCAGCAGAATACTACGGCATATACAGCAGCAACGACACTCATCATCGGTCTCAATGCTATTTTTGATGCGATTGAAGAAGAGGGGATCGATGCTTTATATGCAAATACTGCAGCAAGAGCAGCAGCGACACAAGCGGCGCTTGAAGCGATCGGTTTTGCGATGTACCCACAAACTCCGGCACTGTCTATGAGTACTGTATTGGATGAAGATGCAGAGCCAATACGCAAACTACTCAAAACGAAGTACGGTGTTAACATGGCAGGGGGTCAAGACCACCTCAAAGGTAAACTTTTCCGTATCAATCAGATGGGTCTTATCCCTGTCTATGAGTCTGCATGGGTCGTGAATGCTATTGAGTTGGCCTTGGCTGACATGGGTAGAAGAGAGTTTGATGGTACGGCAAGCCGTGTCTTTAACGAAACATATTTTAAGAAGAGTAACTAAATGATATTTGAACACGAGATCCCTAGTGGGAGCAGGCTTTATTTTGGACAAAGTGCCAAGATAAAAAGAGAGATAGAAAGTATCGCAAGTGAAACATTGGGGACGCTTGGATTTGAAGAGATCGTAACACCACTCTTCTCTTATCATCAGCATGAATGTTTCGAGGATCAAAAGCTCCTGGTCAGACTCAATGATGCAGAAAATCATGAAGTGACATTACGTGCAGATTCTACGGCAGATGTAGTACGTATTGTGACAAAAAGACTGGGGCGCAGTACAGAGTCTAAAAAGTGGTTTTATATCCAGCCAACGGTAACGTTCCCGACACAAGAGCAGTATCAGATCGGTGCGGAAGTGATCGATGGCAGTTTTGAGGAGATCGCAGAAACCACAACAACGCTTTTAAGCCAGATAGGATCAGAACCGGTCATGCAGATAGCCAATATCCGTATCCCGCATCTTTTAAATGAAAAATACGGGGTCTCTTTAGAAGTATTGAAATCGATGCATGTTGAACAGATCATGGCGGCTGATCTGCCTTGGATCGAACAACTTATAAGAATCAATGCCGTGAGTGACCTTGAAGATCTGAGCCCGTTTCCTGATGACATCAAAGTGGAGCTTGAAAAGATCAAAGAGGCGA
This window harbors:
- a CDS encoding PAS domain-containing sensor histidine kinase, which gives rise to MNLKDKLQQIQSKLKQLQPINTSMVTTLYTLTQKSLPTALIFTILIAIFLYSELSYTIVIWASLMITVILLRLYDLYLFKTNFQRYSLATWHNKFMLSVLLLALLVSSLSFVFIPYLNEYYQLFVLASLVGITAGGTTSLSADFRIAIVYVSIIMLPLIGSLLMIHSSPGNILSLLMILFFISQVGMIHNNYTEQKNLKALKEQQDLLNNIFAESPLAMFSYDTHLNISYANKHVYEIFGQDNTMIGMNLGSLHNKNILNIFNLSLTKGHQSYTGSYLAPNGTFFWIKITAFSFKDTDNTILGGVGIIENKTEEYKDKKELEVLHITLQEQVEKNQTLLEENKLFIADMVHQIRTPLTVIMTNTSLIEMQTELQNSSCITQIHSAINMLSNSYEDLSYIISNDRIEYMPIEIDFTNFLNERVHFFDVIANANNKTISTDIPNDIKITINDTELERLIDNNLSNAIKHSYDKSEIEIVLEKTNSEIILKFISKGPNIQNVSKIFDKDYTESYGAKRSLGLGLNMVKNICEKNHIKYSVHSKDNINTFTYIFKR
- a CDS encoding response regulator transcription factor translates to MNVLIIEDDVQLSIAISRFCEIKKFDTICMKDGLDAIDQIDNGNFDLYIIDINIPRINGLDLLKHIRKTDLNTPIIIITASLEIQNFSTAFENGCSEYIKKPFHLKELDIRINNLLAINKPEIITLNDELTYDLSREEFYYQNRPIKFRYKEKRFCALLMKHINTVVPNALIHDYVWEGEIKETYPLRQLLVELRKKLPFNIIQTKIREGYIIESQR
- a CDS encoding MFS transporter; translation: MIKQIMPLSLIVGLRFFGLFIVLPVLSIYALDMEGATPFLAGLVVGGYALTQAAFQVPFGLVSDKVGRKKTLLFGLIIFIIGSVIAALSENIYMLLVGRFLQGAGAIGSVVSAMVADLVKEEQRAHAMAIMGGTIALSFAAAMIIAPVVGGYWGIDKLFWLTAILSVMAIGILFTAVPQPPTIVHSYAEEESKMLEVFKDKSLTRMYITFLFHSSIMTMAFFIIPVVMTQGLTEGGFGWEKSELWKVYFPAMIFGFFAMAPAAIFGEKYGKGKQVFMISVSVIFLGFLAMGFASAAWVFVVGVVLFFIGFNMFEPLLQSFVAKFAKVHQKGAALGVANTFAYVGIFLGGLLAGWLMQHYDRATLAVVVAIISVVWFIWVATMPNPNNRGNVYLPLDIFDRERVASLTSHEAIVESYVNETENIAVVKYEKDLIDEDEIRGMLS
- the rdgB gene encoding RdgB/HAM1 family non-canonical purine NTP pyrophosphatase, which produces MRIVLATGNKGKLREFKQMCQDEVVAFSELLGEFDIVEDGDTFSANALIKARAIYEKLGEEYLVISDDSGISLPLLDGAPGIYSARYAGEGATDKENLYKLIEKLKERGVKSTPAYYTAAIAIVSKYGEYVVHGWMHGDVIDEARGEKGFGYDPMFIPAGFDKTLGQLDDDVKKRISHRAQAMKLAQPIIQMLKGKQ
- the ciaB gene encoding invasion protein CiaB translates to MKKQFMEDLQVIYDELQSRQAGLNAYYELLDKGHDKANEIVDAFLSLIDIPRDDDATMAALTRIVNLREDALEQVLEKNGCSADEIRVKKELAYGFVSTMYITRHENFIAWVEEKQLLTPFYRSLMLGVHYVGVAMSVWQSHWTDHILYSVNLELSEMFNGDDAKVFEMLQNESLLDADESGSVGDRSYSVLKKEDTGYKSVAYAEAFPEEVTQVTTALEQLIALLNQHEDTVFHQKAEWIAYFTAIKAAFMHTKTDELIGKWADVDRRWMAVTTPLQVGHPLEYYEDHYRKAVALEWDLRIVNPKLQEGSSTRNNIKLFAYEMAKDFGEEALHTMSKNLLQVDETQLYIGQPVLYYGAEFNGLFSAQVVPNDEQVSAELGKKIFAYADFVMESKKSKPIMKLSVETMGEDFVKTQRELIDTDPNLWHELYDISTVGHEYGHILWIDADTETKMNASGQFKNIEEFKATAGGLMAFFSNEREALKTHIVDDLVSRAVGLMAWREVGEVLPYYCEGLIHLDILFSSGVITYDGEIRIDYSKYGKMKETYQNAYRNLAENYLSKVDANLYLSTYASKENGVYLPVKEEIRSFVEHYYTRYKEIGQQTIVLS
- a CDS encoding alanine--glyoxylate aminotransferase family protein; the protein is MLLFTPGPTPVPESVRQAMATPTLHHRTPEFEAIFKEARERLLKLLGMDECVMIASSGTGAMQACMLNLCKTKALTVNAGKFGERFGKIADAIGRAKVELSYEWNTPCSVADVENALHENTDIDAIFIQVCESAGGLRHPVEAIAKRAKEIKPDIMIVADGITAVGVERIDISNIDALVTGSQKALMLPPGLAMIGFSSAAVEKIGKGVDYYFNLASEIKKQQQNTTAYTAATTLIIGLNAIFDAIEEEGIDALYANTAARAAATQAALEAIGFAMYPQTPALSMSTVLDEDAEPIRKLLKTKYGVNMAGGQDHLKGKLFRINQMGLIPVYESAWVVNAIELALADMGRREFDGTASRVFNETYFKKSN
- a CDS encoding ATP phosphoribosyltransferase regulatory subunit, which encodes MIFEHEIPSGSRLYFGQSAKIKREIESIASETLGTLGFEEIVTPLFSYHQHECFEDQKLLVRLNDAENHEVTLRADSTADVVRIVTKRLGRSTESKKWFYIQPTVTFPTQEQYQIGAEVIDGSFEEIAETTTTLLSQIGSEPVMQIANIRIPHLLNEKYGVSLEVLKSMHVEQIMAADLPWIEQLIRINAVSDLEDLSPFPDDIKVELEKIKEATQKVAYSNMVISPLFYAKMRYYDSLTFRMFEGNSLLARGGIYTIDGVEAAGFALYTDECVSNKMNRG